One genomic window of Caballeronia sp. SBC1 includes the following:
- a CDS encoding zinc-dependent alcohol dehydrogenase family protein codes for MKGVVLTAYGEPATGLEFRELPEPVSPGADQVLVGVEYAPVNFSDILVARGLYPLHPELPSVIGNEGAGRVLEVGTDVNNVRVGDRVPLPMGSFTWRERMLVNADGLVALPADADPRQLAMLTINPPTAHLLLETYVRLQSDDWIVINAANSAIARWIVGFAKQKGVKTLGLVRRAEAMSAAREAGCELVLLDDDSAPAKAAEAVGEKRIQLALDAVSGEATSRLAKLLGHGGTLVSYAAQSFAAMSISPFDVIFNDLTVRGFSVGNPDFAGPIPGAIMQAAKMVASGEVAIPVAETYRLEEIDAAIAHQARGGKVLLKVGD; via the coding sequence ATGAAAGGTGTTGTGCTCACCGCATATGGCGAACCAGCAACGGGACTTGAATTCCGTGAGTTGCCAGAACCCGTCAGTCCGGGGGCGGACCAGGTGCTGGTCGGGGTCGAGTACGCCCCAGTCAACTTCAGCGACATTCTCGTCGCGCGAGGCTTGTACCCACTGCATCCCGAGTTGCCATCGGTTATTGGCAACGAGGGTGCGGGGCGAGTGCTGGAGGTTGGTACCGACGTCAACAACGTCAGAGTCGGCGACCGCGTGCCTCTCCCGATGGGCAGCTTTACCTGGCGCGAGCGAATGCTCGTCAACGCGGACGGTTTGGTCGCGCTTCCGGCCGATGCCGATCCACGTCAGTTAGCAATGCTGACCATTAACCCACCCACCGCGCATCTGCTGCTTGAGACGTACGTACGGCTGCAGTCGGATGACTGGATCGTAATCAACGCGGCCAACTCGGCCATAGCACGCTGGATAGTCGGTTTCGCCAAGCAAAAAGGCGTCAAAACTCTCGGACTGGTGCGCCGGGCCGAGGCTATGAGCGCCGCGCGAGAAGCTGGGTGCGAACTGGTCTTGCTGGACGACGATAGCGCGCCCGCGAAAGCCGCCGAGGCGGTAGGCGAAAAGCGCATCCAACTTGCGCTGGACGCTGTCAGTGGCGAGGCCACTAGCCGCTTGGCCAAGCTGCTGGGGCATGGCGGCACCCTCGTGTCGTACGCTGCCCAGAGCTTTGCGGCGATGTCGATTAGCCCGTTCGATGTCATCTTCAATGACCTGACCGTTCGTGGTTTTTCTGTTGGTAATCCGGATTTTGCCGGCCCGATTCCTGGCGCTATCATGCAGGCCGCAAAGATGGTGGCGTCGGGCGAGGTCGCTATTCCAGTGGCCGAGACATATCGGCTTGAGGAAATCGACGCCGCAATCGCCCATCAGGCGCGAGGTGGAAAAGTTCTTCTGAAAGTTGGGGACTAG
- a CDS encoding peptidyl-prolyl cis-trans isomerase, which yields MKPVADAFGMLKKGQYTRVPVKSGYGCYVLQLDDTRPLKVPSFEDMKPMLLQQAQSQMIDKMIAGLRADAKVE from the coding sequence GTGAAGCCGGTTGCCGATGCATTTGGCATGCTGAAAAAAGGGCAGTACACCCGGGTCCCGGTTAAGTCGGGGTATGGATGCTATGTTCTCCAACTTGACGATACTCGCCCGCTGAAAGTCCCCTCCTTTGAGGACATGAAGCCGATGCTGCTTCAGCAAGCGCAATCGCAGATGATCGACAAGATGATTGCCGGCTTGCGAGCTGACGCCAAGGTCGAGTAA
- a CDS encoding zinc-binding dehydrogenase encodes MTVLAPGIGGSVGNATYQLARAQGASKVMSTAGSATKAARARELGFEDVIDLTTEGLAEGVRRITDGKGVDIVIESIGASVTSDALSSLSLGGVLITLGYSAGRRTTIDVTDFIWKRARMAGFSLFAQSPASIATAWRDIIPLIVGGSVKPIVERVYPFDEAGEALRHLIEDRPFGKVVLAG; translated from the coding sequence ATGACAGTGCTGGCTCCGGGGATCGGCGGGTCCGTCGGCAACGCGACTTATCAACTCGCGCGGGCGCAGGGCGCCAGCAAGGTCATGTCGACAGCCGGCAGCGCGACGAAAGCCGCTCGCGCGCGCGAGCTTGGCTTCGAAGATGTGATCGACCTCACCACAGAAGGTCTCGCCGAGGGCGTTCGCCGGATCACGGATGGCAAGGGGGTCGATATCGTCATAGAGAGCATCGGCGCAAGCGTGACCAGTGATGCGCTAAGCAGCCTTAGTCTTGGCGGCGTCCTGATCACCTTGGGCTACTCCGCTGGACGCAGGACCACAATCGATGTGACGGACTTCATCTGGAAGCGCGCGCGAATGGCCGGCTTCTCCCTGTTCGCCCAATCACCGGCTTCGATCGCCACCGCGTGGCGGGACATTATCCCGCTGATCGTGGGCGGATCGGTCAAGCCGATCGTTGAACGGGTCTATCCCTTCGACGAGGCAGGCGAAGCTCTGCGCCATCTGATTGAGGATCGGCCGTTTGGGAAAGTCGTCCTGGCGGGATGA
- a CDS encoding zinc-binding alcohol dehydrogenase family protein, whose product MRVIEAATFSGYGGLRQIDSPKPQPAKDRVLIRVTAAGVTPLDHTILSGGHPRARAPLVLGNEGAGVIEHAGDSGLAVGSRVMFTGPYGVRENGAWQAWLLARPEDLALVPDGIDDVVAASLPVAWLTAQITLTLADSSEA is encoded by the coding sequence GGCAGCGACTTTCTCGGGCTACGGCGGGCTGCGGCAGATCGACTCGCCCAAGCCGCAACCGGCAAAGGACAGGGTCCTGATCCGCGTTACAGCCGCCGGCGTCACGCCGCTCGATCACACGATCCTGTCGGGTGGGCACCCTCGGGCCAGGGCGCCGCTGGTGCTCGGCAACGAAGGTGCTGGTGTCATCGAGCATGCCGGCGACTCCGGCCTCGCGGTGGGAAGCCGCGTGATGTTCACAGGACCCTACGGCGTTCGCGAGAATGGCGCGTGGCAAGCATGGCTGCTGGCGAGGCCCGAAGATCTGGCGCTCGTGCCCGATGGGATCGACGACGTAGTCGCGGCCAGCCTTCCAGTGGCCTGGCTGACGGCGCAGATCACGTTGACGCTGGCCGATTCAAGCGAGGCATGA
- a CDS encoding SDR family oxidoreductase: protein MGKLQGKVAVITGGSSGIGLAAAKLFVAEGAYVFITGRRQKELDEAVRVIGDNVTGIQGDVADLADLDRLYENIKATGRRIDIVFANAGAAEFAALGNITEAHFDKLFTTNVKGVLFTVQKALPLLNDGGSIILTGSVASAKGTPAFWVYGATKAAIRNFVRGWTVELKDRGIRSNVLSPGPIDTPIIGQQPPDAMARILSTIPMGRVGEADEVAKAALFLASDDSSFVTGIELFVDGGRAQI from the coding sequence ATGGGTAAGTTGCAGGGAAAGGTGGCCGTCATCACCGGCGGCTCGTCGGGGATAGGCTTGGCCGCCGCGAAGCTCTTTGTCGCCGAGGGCGCCTACGTCTTCATCACCGGCCGTCGCCAGAAGGAGCTAGACGAAGCCGTGAGGGTCATCGGGGACAATGTGACTGGCATACAGGGAGACGTCGCCGATCTGGCTGACCTTGATCGTCTCTATGAGAACATCAAAGCGACAGGGCGAAGAATCGACATTGTCTTCGCTAACGCCGGTGCCGCTGAGTTCGCCGCCCTGGGCAATATCACCGAAGCGCATTTCGACAAACTGTTCACTACCAACGTGAAGGGAGTGCTCTTCACCGTCCAAAAGGCCTTGCCGCTCTTGAACGACGGCGGGTCGATCATTCTCACGGGTTCCGTCGCGAGCGCCAAAGGGACGCCTGCCTTCTGGGTATATGGCGCGACCAAGGCGGCCATCCGCAATTTCGTGCGGGGATGGACCGTGGAGCTGAAGGACCGTGGCATCCGTTCAAACGTCCTTAGCCCAGGTCCAATTGATACGCCGATCATTGGTCAGCAGCCTCCAGACGCTATGGCGAGGATTTTATCCACCATCCCGATGGGACGCGTGGGGGAAGCCGACGAAGTTGCCAAGGCTGCCCTGTTTCTCGCTTCGGATGACTCGAGTTTCGTTACGGGCATCGAGCTCTTCGTGGATGGCGGCAGAGCGCAGATCTGA